One Amaranthus tricolor cultivar Red isolate AtriRed21 chromosome 1, ASM2621246v1, whole genome shotgun sequence DNA window includes the following coding sequences:
- the LOC130814448 gene encoding xyloglucan endotransglucosylase protein 1-like produces MGILSNNLANKLPVIHVVMVAVVMLSSIVYGAGNFLEVFEPTFGGSRVRVFGPGNTQLALTLDRGSGSGFRSKREYLFGRIDMQIKLVPGNSAGTVTTFYLSSDQSTGRHDEIDFEFLGNVSGQPYTIHTNVFSQGQGNREQQFHLWFDPTLNFHTYTILWNPQLIMFKIDQTPIRVFRNYENEGIPFFPKVQPQRIYASLWNADDWATQGGRVKTDWSKAPFSAYYRNFNIDTSINGAWRTHDLDANGRMRLRWVQKNYMIYNYCTDWNRFSQNLPPECKKYGV; encoded by the exons ATGggaattttatcaaataatcttgCAAACAAATTGCCTGTAATTCATGTTGTTATGGTAGCTGTTGTAATGTTGAGTTCGATTGTCTATGGTGCAGGAAACTTTCTTGAGGTATTCGAACCTACGTTTGGTGGTAGTAGGGTTCGAGTATTTGGTCCTGGAAATACACAACTCGCACTCACCTTAGACAGGGGCTCAGGATCTGGGTTTCGTTCTAAGAGGGAATATTTGTTTGGAAGGATTGATATGCAAATCAAACTTGTTCCCGGTAACTCTGCTGGCACTGTCACTACCTTTTAC TTATCATCTGATCAAAGTACGGGAAGACACGACGAGATTGATTTCGAATTCTTAGGGAATGTGAGTGGCCAACCTTACACCATTCACACTAATGTGTTTAGCCAAGGACAAGGCAATAGAGAGCAACAATTTCACCTTTGGTTTGACCCAACCCTCAACTTCCATACATATACCATTCTTTGGAACCCACAACTTATAAT GTTTAAAATAGACCAAACACCAATAAGAGTATTCAGAAACTATGAAAATGAAGGGATTCCTTTCTTCCCAAAGGTACAACCTCAAAGAATATACGCTAGTCTTTGGAATGCAGACGATTGGGCAACACAAGGTGGACGAGTAAAGACAGATTGGTCAAAGGCTCCTTTTAGTGCCTACTATCGTAACTTCAACATCGATACATCGATTAATGGGGCATGGAGAACCCATGATCTTGATGCCAATGGTAGAATGAGATTAAGATGGGTTCAAAAGAATTacatgatttataattattgtacTGATTGGAACCGATTCTCTCAAAATTTACCTCCAGAATGCAAGAAATATGGGGTTTAG
- the LOC130814457 gene encoding xyloglucan endotransglucosylase protein 1-like isoform X1 codes for MALKLKLMAAVVLMVSSNVDGAGRFYEEFEPTFGGNRVRVSGRSNQLLSLSLDKYSGSGFRSKKEYLYGRIDMDMKLIAGNSAGTVTTLYLSSDQSTGTHDEIDFEFLGNVSNQPYTLHTNVFSQGKGNREQQFHLWFDPTANFHTYSVVWNPRLIMFLVDETPIRVFRNHEKYGVAFPKNQPMRIYSSLWNADNWATQGGSVKTDWTKAPFTAYYRKFNIDACDGPNRASLSCVTGPVAYTNSHRWTNKKSTRGTWRTHDLDANGRKRIRYIQKNFMVYDYCEDWKRFSQGYPPECKQPRF; via the exons ATGGCACttaagcttaagctaatggctGCTGTTGTTCTTATGGTGAGCTCGAACGTCGATGGTGCAGGCCGGTTTTACGAAGAGTTTGAGCCTACATTTGGTGGCAATAGAGTTAGGGTTTCAGGGCGGAGCAATCAACTCTTATCATTGTCTTTAGATAAGTATTCTGGTTCTGGGTTTCGTTCTAAGAAGGAATATTTGTATGGACGGATCGATATGGATATGAAACTTATTGCTGGTAACTCTGCCGGCACCGTTACCACTTTATAT TTGTCATCTGATCAAAGCACGGGTACACATGATGAGATTGATTTTGAGTTCCTTGGAAATGTTAGTAACCAACCATATACCCTTCATACTAATGTGTTTAGCCAAGGAAAAGGCAATAGAGAACAACAATTTCACCTTTGGTTTGATCCAACGGCCAACTTTCATACCTATTCAGTTGTTTGGAATCCAAGACTCATAAT GTTCTTGGTTGATGAGACACCAATTAGGGTTTTTAGAAACCATGAAAAATATGGAGTTGCATTCCCAAAAAACCAACCAATGAGAATATACTCGAGTTTATGGAACGCAGATAATTGGGCCACACAAGGTGGGTCGGTAAAGACAGATTGGACTAAGGCCCCATTCACAGCCTACTATCGTAAGTTCaacattgatgcttgtgatGGGCCAAACCGGGCCTCACTCTCATGTGTTACTGGGCCTGTGGCCTATACTAACTCACACAGGTGGACAAATAAGAAGAGCACTCGAGGCACTTGGAGGACCCATGATCTTGATGCAAATGGTAGAAAAAGAATTAGGTATATTCAAAAGAATTTCATGGTTTATGATTATTGTGAAGATTGGAAGAGATTTTCTCAAGGTTATCCTCCTGAATGCAAGCAGCCAAGGTTTTAG
- the LOC130814457 gene encoding xyloglucan endotransglucosylase protein 1-like isoform X2 yields the protein MDMKLIAGNSAGTVTTLYLSSDQSTGTHDEIDFEFLGNVSNQPYTLHTNVFSQGKGNREQQFHLWFDPTANFHTYSVVWNPRLIMFLVDETPIRVFRNHEKYGVAFPKNQPMRIYSSLWNADNWATQGGSVKTDWTKAPFTAYYRKFNIDACDGPNRASLSCSTRGTWRTHDLDANGRKRIRYIQKNFMVYDYCEDWKRFSQGYPPECKQPRF from the exons ATGGATATGAAACTTATTGCTGGTAACTCTGCCGGCACCGTTACCACTTTATAT TTGTCATCTGATCAAAGCACGGGTACACATGATGAGATTGATTTTGAGTTCCTTGGAAATGTTAGTAACCAACCATATACCCTTCATACTAATGTGTTTAGCCAAGGAAAAGGCAATAGAGAACAACAATTTCACCTTTGGTTTGATCCAACGGCCAACTTTCATACCTATTCAGTTGTTTGGAATCCAAGACTCATAAT GTTCTTGGTTGATGAGACACCAATTAGGGTTTTTAGAAACCATGAAAAATATGGAGTTGCATTCCCAAAAAACCAACCAATGAGAATATACTCGAGTTTATGGAACGCAGATAATTGGGCCACACAAGGTGGGTCGGTAAAGACAGATTGGACTAAGGCCCCATTCACAGCCTACTATCGTAAGTTCaacattgatgcttgtgatGGGCCAAACCGGGCCTCACTCTCATGT AGCACTCGAGGCACTTGGAGGACCCATGATCTTGATGCAAATGGTAGAAAAAGAATTAGGTATATTCAAAAGAATTTCATGGTTTATGATTATTGTGAAGATTGGAAGAGATTTTCTCAAGGTTATCCTCCTGAATGCAAGCAGCCAAGGTTTTAG
- the LOC130814468 gene encoding 40S ribosomal protein S18 encodes MSLVANEDFQHILRLLNTNVDGKQKIMFAMTSIKGIGRRYANICCKKADIDMNKRAGELTAAELDNLMTVVANPRQFKIPDWFLNRQKDYKDGRFSQVVSNQLDMKLRDDLERLKKIRNHRGLRHYWGLRVRGQHTKTTGRRGKTVGVSKKR; translated from the exons ATG TCTTTGGTGGCGAATGAAGATTTCCAGCATATTTTGCGTTTGTTGAACACTAACGTTGACGGTAAACAGAAAATCATGTTTGCCATGACCTCAATCAAGGGTATTGGAAGGCGTTATGCCAATATTTGCTGCAAGAAAGCTGATATTGATATGAACAAGAG GGCTGGTGAGCTCACTGCTGCTGAGCTTGACAACTTGATGACTGTTGTAGCAAACCCTAGGCAATTCAAGATCCCAGACTGGTTTCTCAACAGGCAGAAGGACTACAAGGATGGTAGATTCAGTCAGGTTGTATCAAATCAACTTGACATGAAACTCAGGGATGACCTTGAGCGTCTGAAGAAGATCAG AAACCATCGAGGTCTCCGTCATTACTGGGGTTTGAGAGTTCGTGGTCAACACACCAAGACAACTGGTCGTAGGGGTAAGACTGTTGGTGTCTCCAAGAAGCGTTGA
- the LOC130814475 gene encoding uncharacterized protein LOC130814475, with protein MEAQKRCSRKRKQPPSSSPQSTNSINPFVGILTRCKSQKFFFHHSRSGNSRKCRAFPSSLKNPNLPQNEKSRNFKNSLEDEDEDEGEIDGMMIKDLRARRVFSKPPNSEGVFKSSRCLTGKNVNPNLDSMLVGGELDGSDCKCAENGVFRGEGLSLGNPNLEIMEKGYNEGNPNLSMVDKCVESRINVEYPNLSLLEKSVESRVAFEDIKTTGENCLSSVGNPILLNLDLCVDSRVEYTSECFNGGNPNLLILEECDDIKVNCGNIDSIGRSPDLSMLEKCVDSKSECSTGVNPNLSKEGFLEKDCEENVQTTPPDAVVLVRQKDDQSVLQCRSADSSFPSKKISPIKGGSVDRKRNFPNSKRNMGLLPCSRMKVFKAPNSFSYRRLLPFLMDIAKDDPNAPKVHSSIKVESPSEEKPLMSSQERVADFLKMDEMPPENTVSSHSLETYIDSREEERHYFGLKTDDSSAEQAANNTPINCPLEKSQNPVSNENQMGTPVSDESLTETHVSVENQIGTLVLDDSFNGRASSEGKTSSDNIWKLEGITPIAEPDLSAAFNCPKKTPEHSVEDVTERKCKAAHHEFKSEQRLMNVLHSSFKTDDNVSSGVLDFGHAKSILKKNPRGCRGVCGCLNCASFRLNAEKAFEFSRNQLLDAEELAMNLMKELTSLRCILENSVIGTNAILTVDQVQKICTRVSTAENSAKSQLSQMNEDLNVHCRTKSLNRPRVNFSSSFQEKIME; from the exons ATGGAAGCACAAAAAAGATGCTCAAGAAAGCGAAAACAACCACCATCGTCATCACCACAatcaacaaattcaatcaaCCCATTTGTTGGAATTTTAACTCGTTGTAAATCCCAGAAATTCTTCTTCCACCATAGTAGATCTGGTAATTCTCGAAAATGCCGCGCTTTTCCATCttctcttaaaaaccctaatttgcCCCAAAACGAAAAATCTCGCAATTTCAAGAACTCTCTTGAAGACGAAGATGAAGATGAGGGTGAGATTGATGGTATGATGATCAAAGATCTTCGAGCTAGGCGGGTTTTCTCAAAACCTCCGAATTCGGAAGGTGTGTTTAAGAGTAGTAGATGTTTAACTGGTAAGAATGTAAACCCTAACTTGGATTCTATGTTAGTTGGTGGCGAATTGGATGGATCTGATTGTAAATGTGCTGAAAATGGTGTATTTAGGGGGGAGGGTTTGAGTTTGGGAAATCCTAATTTGGAAATAATGGAAAAGGGCTATAATGAAGGAAACCCTAATTTATCCATGGTAGACAAGTGTGTTGAATCTAGGATTAATGTTGAATATCCTAATCTGTCATTGCTAGAAAAAAGTGTTGAATCTAGGGTAGCTTTTGAAGATATTAAGACAACAGGTGAAAACTGTTTATCCAGTGTTGGTAACcctattttgttaaatttggaTTTGTGTGTTGATTCTAGGGTTGAATATACAAGTGAATGTTTCAATGGGGGAAATCCCAATTTGTTAATTCTCGAAGAATGTGATGATATAAAGGTGAATTGTGGAAATATTGATTCAATTGGTAGAAGCCCTGATTTGTCAATGTTAGAGAAATGTGTTGATTCTAAGAGTGAATGTTCAACTGGTGTAAATCCTAATTTGTCCAAGGAAGGTTTTTTGGAGAAAGACTGTGAGGAAAATGTGCAGACAACACCTCCAGATGCAGTAGTTTTGGTAAGGCAGAAAGATGATCAGAGTGTATTGCAGTGCAGAAGTGCTGATTCAAGTTTTCCTTCAAAGAAAATCAGTCCTATTAAAGGTGGAAGTGTTGATAGGAAGAGGAATTTTCCTAATTCTAAGAGAAATATG GGGTTGCTTCCTTGCTCGAGGATGAAAGTATTTAAGGCTCCTAATTCATTCAGTTATAGGAGATTGCTCCCTTTTCTTATGGATATAGCAAAGGATGATCCAA ATGCACCTAAAGTTCATTCAAGCATTAAAGTTGAGTCCCCAAGTGAAGAGAAGCCTCTAATGTCTTCTCAAGAACGTGTtgctgattttttaaaaatggatGAAATGCCACCTGAAAATACAGTCAGTAGCCATTCTCTGGAGACATACATTGATAGTAGAGAAGAGGAAAGACACTATTTTGGCCTTAAGACAGATGATTCTAGTGCTGAGCAAGCGGCAAACAATACCCCTATAAATTGTCCTCTTGAAAAGAGCCAAAACCCAGTATCTAATGAAAACCAAATGGGGACTCCAGTATCAGATGAAAGCCTAACTGAAACCCATGTATCAGTTGAAAACCAAATTGGAACCCTAGTATTAGATGATTCATTCAATGGAAGAGCATCATCTGAAGGAAAAACTTCATCAGATAATATCTGGAAGTTGGAAGGTATTACTCCAATTGCTGAACCTGATCTCTCTGCTGCATTCAATTGTCCCAAGAAAACTCCTGAGCATTCGGTGGAAGATGTCACCGAAAGAAAATGCAAGGCAGCACATCATGAATTCAAATCTGAGCAAAGATTGATGAATGTGCTTCACAGCTCATTCAAAACGGATGATAATGTTTCTTCAGGCGTACTTGATTTTGGTCATGCAAAAAGTATCTTAAAGAAAAATCCTCGAGGTTGTCGGGGTGTTTGCGGCTGCCTGAATTGTGCTTCATTCCGTCTCAATGCAGAAAAGGCatttgagttttcaagaaacCAATTGCTGGATGCCGAAGAACTTGCTATGAACTTGATGAAGGAACTGACAAGTCTGCGTTGTATTTTAGAAAACTCTGTTATTGGAACCAATGCTATTCTCACAGTTGATCAG GTGCAGAAAATTTGCACAAGAGTTTCCACTGCAGAAAATAGTGCCAAGAGTCAATTGAGCCAAATGAATGAAGACCTCAATGTTCATTGCAGAACCAAG TCTCTAAATAGACCTCGGGTGAATTTCTCAAGTTCTTTCCAAGAGAAGATCATGGAGTAA
- the LOC130814484 gene encoding protein ZINC INDUCED FACILITATOR 1-like: MAENKESLLSKQNDLYYENCPGCKVEKRKAENPNLPWLHFFFIWIITLSSSLPISSIFPFLYYMVRGFGIAKREEDVSFYAGFEGSAFMVGRTLTAIIWGMVADRYGRKPVMILSTLSVVIFNTMFGLSTNYWMALVSRFLLGAFCGTLGPMRAYATEVSRREHQALGVAMMTSSWGIGLVIGPALGGYLAQPADKFPSVFSQDSIFGRFPYFLVSLVLSIFSFGVFILCFWLPETLHRHDVHGKTQVQPHDIEGADKEKLLNGDGDNSHTWFSLLRNWPLMSTIIVYCVFQLHDMAYIEIFSLWTVSPRTVGGLSLATEDVGQALAVAGIGLLFCQLLLYPVLERKLGPITVSRVGAVLSISLLASYPFFVNLKGTTLSIVVDLASAAKNVLSVSITTGLFLLQNRAVNQHQRGAANGLSLGIMSFCKAIGPALAGTLLSWAQTRQTATFLPGTHMVFFLLNVVEFVGFLMTFKPFLTQPAHEFC, from the exons ATGGCAGAAAATAAAGAATCATTACTATCGAAGCAGAATGATTTGTACTATGAGAATTGTCCTGGTTGCAAAGTTGAGAAACGCAAAGCAGAAAACCCAAATCTTCCTTGGCTTCATTTTTTCTTCATATGGATTATTACTCTCTCTTCTT CTTTGCCAATATCGTCCATCTTTCCCTTCCTATATTATATG GTGAGGGGATTTGGTATTGCCAAAAGAGAAGAAGATGTTAGTTTCTATGCTGGCTTCGAGG GATCTGCATTCATGGTTGGGAGAACCTTGACGGCTATTATATGGGGAATGGTGGCTGATCGTTATGGCCGGAAACCTGTCATGATTTTAAGCACACTATCAGT AGTGATATTTAACACAATGTTTGGCCTGAGCACGAATTATTGGATGGCACTGGTTTCAAGATTCCTACTTGGAGCTTTCTGCGGCACACTTGGTCCAATGAGG GCATATGCCACTGAAGTTAGCCGTCGGGAGCATCAAGCTTTGGGGGTGGCAATG ATGACTTCTTCATGGGGTATTGGCTTAGTCATAGGCCCTGCGCTTGGTGGTTATCTTGCACAG CCTGCAGACAAATTCCCTAGTGTATTTTCTCAGGATTCAATTTTCGGAAG GTTCCCATACTTCTTAGTTTCTTTAGTATTATCGATATTTTCTTTTGGTGTATTCATCCTCTGCTTTTGGCTCCCG GAAACATTACATAGGCACGATGTTCATGGAAAAACCCAGGTGCAGCCTCATGATATAGAGGGCGctgataaagaaaaattactAAATGGTGACGGAGACAATTCACATACCTGGTTCAGCCTTCTTCGAAATTGGCCGTTAATGTCAACTATCATAGTATATTGTGTCTTTCAGCTGCATGATATGGCTTATATTGAG ATATTCTCATTATGGACTGTAAGTCCGAGGACTGTTGGAGGATTAAGTTTAGCGACTGAAGATGTTGGTCAAGCTCTTGCTGTGGCAG GAATTGGTCTGTTGTTTTGTCAACTACTACTATATCCTGTCTTGGAGAGAAAACTTGGGCCGATTACAGTTTCAAGAGTAGGAGCG GTTCTTAGTATTTCATTGCTGGCAAGTTACCCcttttttgttaatttgaaAGGCACTACTCTCTCAATTGTCGTTGATCTTGCTTCCGCAGCGAAAAATGTGCTTTCG GTTTCGATCACTACCGGATTGTTTCTCTTGCAAAATAGGGCTGTG AACCAACATCAAAGAGGTGCCGCAAACGGACTTTCTCTGGGTATTATGTCTTTCTGCAAAGCAATCGGTCCTGCTTTAGCCGGAACCCT TCTCTCTTGGGCACAAACGCGTCAAACAGCTACTTTTCTACCAG GAACCCATATGGTTTTCTTCCTACTAAATGTAGTAGAATTCGTCGGTTTTCTAATGACTTTCAAGCCTTTCCTTACGCAACCTGCTCATGAGTTTTGTTAA
- the LOC130814492 gene encoding receptor-like kinase TMK4 produces the protein METIPKTTTTLLILFFFILLSQISADDKSAMNDFLKAFTTPPFGWDSSTDFCTWKNVNCDFNKRVTSINLANQGLSARLPHSLNTLSQLTTLYLQQNHFSGSLPSLANLSCLQNVFLNNNNFTSIMPGTFSGLTSLQFLSLSLNEDLSPWPFPSEIKDSFSLVSFYGYNAKMEGMIPDFFGDFPGLQNLRLSYNSFSGSLPASFDGSSIQSLWLNDAGLSGSIDVVSDMTQLTQVWLHGNKFTGPIPDLSNCTEIFDLQLRDNQFTGIVPSSIVSLPKLQNVTLQNNKLQGSLPKFPDNVSVNLGNSSNTNSYCRDDFGACDPQVNVLLEVSGALGYPIKLADSWKGNDACNQWSFVNCDSNKKVITVNFAKQGFSGTISPAFANLTSLINLFLNDNNLTGTIPDSLITLSKLRTINVTSNNLSGILPKFRPEVNFLTEGNKNIRKVLPPPASCPGGSNSSESESKLGGGSNGSSVLGGMVTGLVIAALFIFVVVMVVSYKCYMKKRHRKLEKVQNHESGNEMVETNVIGGVPSELQSLITGYHGNFPVFLRQVTNNFSENNILGRGGSAIVYKGELHDGTKIAVKRMVSNEMDTKGIKAFESEIGVLTNVRHRHLVALLGFCVNGNERLLVFEYMPQGHLGQHLFEWQKLGYSPLTWKQRVSIALDVARGVEYLHSLAQSSFIHRDLKPSNILLGDDMRGKVADFGLVKNAPDGKYSMQSRVAGTFGYVAPEYAVTGRVTTKIDVYAFGIILMELITGRKAIDHTLPEDRSILETWFRGILGNKDNIRKAIDANLDLDDETFESICRVAELAGNCTAPEPHRPDMGHAVRVLGPLIEQWKPSSQEGDTDIDLNTSLPQVLQRWQANASTSTTNSD, from the exons ATGGAAACTATACCAAAAACTACAACAACCCTTTTaatcttgttcttcttcatccttctttCCCAAATTTCTGCAGATGACAAATCCGCCATGAATGACTTCCTTAAAGCTTTCACTACTCCTCCTTTTGGGTGGGATTCTTCCACTGATTTCTGCACTTGGAAGAATGTAAACTGTGATTTTAACAAAAGGGTTACCTCCATTAATCTTGCTAATCAAGGTCTTAGTGCTAGATTACCACATTCTTTGAATACACTTTCTCAACTTACCACACTTTATCTTCAACAAAATCATTTTTCTGGGTCTTTACCTTCTTTAGCTAATCTTTCTTGTCTTCAGAATGTTTTCTTGAATAACAATAACTTTACTTCTATAATGCCTGGCACTTTTTCTGGGTTAACTTCACTtcaatttctttctctttctttaaATGAAGATCTTTCTCCATGGCCATTTCCTTCTGAAATTAAAGATTCTTTTAGTTTGGTTAGTTTTTATGGGTATAATGCGAAAATGGAAGGGATGATTCCAGATTTTTTTGGGGATTTTCCTGGGTTGCAGAATTTAAGACTGAGTTATAATAGTTTCAGTGGTTCATTACCCGCCTCTTTTGATGGGTCTTCAATTCAATCTCTTTGGCTTAATGATGCGGGTCTTTCGGGTTCGATTGATGTGGTTTCTGATATGACCCAATTAACTCAGGTATGGCTTCATGGTAACAAGTTTACTGGACCAATTCCTGATTTATCTAATTGTACAGAAATTTTTGATCTGCAATTAAGGGATAATCAATTTACTGGTATTGTTCCATCTTCCATTGTTTCTTTACCTAAATTGCAGAATGTTACTCTTCAAAATAATAAGCTTCAAGGGTCTTTGCCTAAATTTCCTGATAATGTGTCAGTGAATTTAGGGAATAGTAGTAATACAAATAGTTATTGCAGGGATGATTTTGGTGCTTGTGATCCTCAGGTTAATGTTTTGCTAGAAGTTTCTGGTGCTTTAGGTTACCCTATTAAGTTAGCTGATTCTTGGAAAGGGAATGATGCTTGTAATCAATGGAGTTTTGTTAATTGTGATAGTAACAAAAAAGTTATAACTGTTAATTTCGCAAAGCAAGGGTTTTCGGGTACTATTTCTCCTGCATTTGCGAATTTGACATCGTTGATCAATTTGTTCTTGAATGATAATAACTTGACTGGAACAATTCCTGATAGTTTAATTACCTTGTCTAAGCTTAGAACGATTAATGTTACAAGTAATAACCTTAGTGGGATACTTCCGAAATTTAGGCCTGAGGTGAATTTTCTTACGGAGGGAAATAAGAATATTCGAAAGGTGTTACCACCGCCTGCTAGTTGTCCAGGTGGGTCTAATTCATCAGAGTCGGAGTCAAAGTTGGGTGGAGGGTCGAATGGTTCTTCAGTTTTGGGTGGTATGGTGACGGGTTTAGTGATTGCAGCTCTTTTCATTTTTGTGGTTGTGATGGTTGTTTCTTATAAGTGTTATATGAAGAAGAGGCATAGGAAGCTTGAGAAGGTTCAGAATCATGAATCTGGGAATGAGATGGTGGAGACTAATGTAATAGGGGGCGTTCCAAGTGAGTTGCAGAGTCTAATTACCGGTTATCATGGTAATTTTCCTGTATTCCTTCGGCAAGTGACAAACAATTTTAGTGAGAATAACATATTGGGACGTGGAGGATCTGCAATCGTTTACAAAGGAGAACTGCATGATGGAACTAAGATTGCTGTAAAGAGGATGGTATCCAACGAAATGGACACCAAGGGGATTAAAGCATTTGAATCTGAAATCGGTGTCCTTACTAATGTAAGACATAGGCATTTGGTTGCCCTTCTTGGGTTCTGCGTCAATGGCAATGAAAGGCTTTTAGTGTTTGAGTACATGCCACAGGGACACTTAGGGCAACATCTGTTTGAGTGGCAAAAGCTTGGATATTCTCCTCTAACGTGGAAGCAGAGAGTTAGTATAGCTTTGGATGTCGCCAGGGGGGTTGAGTATCTACACAGCTTGGCACAATCAAGTTTCATTCACAGAGATTTGAAGCCTAGTAACATCTTGCTAGGAGATGATATGAGGGGCAAGGTTGCGGATTTCGGTCTAGTGAAAAATGCACCTGATGGAAAATATTCAATGCAGAGTCGAGTGGCTGGGACGTTCGGCTACGTTGCTCCTGAGTATGCTG TTACTGGGAGAGTGACAACTAAAATTGATGTCTACGCATTCGGCATAATTTTGATGGAGCTTATCACTGGCAGAAAAGCTATTGATCATACACTGCCAGAGGACAGATCCATTTTAGAGACATGGTTCCGTGGAATCTTGGGCAACAAGGACAACATCCGAAAGGCAATTGACGCTAATCTTGACCTTGATGATGAGACTTTCGAGAGCATTTGCAGGGTTGCGGAGCTGGCAGGTAATTGCACTGCACCTGAGCCACATCGACCCGACATGGGACATGCTGTACGTGTGTTGGGCCCGCTTATAGAGCAATGGAAACCTTCGAGCCAAGAAGGCGATACTGACATTGACTTAAACACAAGTCTCCCTCAAGTTTTGCAAAGATGGCAAGCCAATGCGAGCACATCAACAACGAACAGCGATTAG